Proteins found in one Polyodon spathula isolate WHYD16114869_AA chromosome 10, ASM1765450v1, whole genome shotgun sequence genomic segment:
- the LOC121322008 gene encoding cone cGMP-specific 3',5'-cyclic phosphodiesterase subunit alpha'-like gives MGELNTESVEKYLENNPQFAKEYFDKKIRAEALLAAYTDSKLDVKDAASFKEITQLEESNFIFEMVKEIQTSTSLEKPIHQMLQRLAQLVRADKCSMFSCRSRNGTPELTTTLFNVTPTSKLEENLVAPEAEIVFPLDVGIVGWVAHTKKTFNVPDVKKNTHFSDFVDKQTGYTTTSMLATPITYGKEVLAVIMAINKIGEPEFSKADEELFVKYLNFASFILTHYHITYLFNVESRRSQVLLWSASKVFEELTDIERQFHKALYTVRLYLNCERYSVGLLDMTKEKEFYDEWPIKLGEQEPYKGPKTPDGREVIFYKIVDYILHGTEEIKVIPSPPPDHWSLVSGLPTYVAENGFICNMMNVAADEYFTFQKDPIDETGWVMKNVLSLPIVNKKEEIVGIATFYNRKDGRPFDEHDEQITEALTQFLGWSVLNTDTYDRLNKMENRKDIAQEMLMYQTKCTKSELLSVMNTLEKFNAEPQDCDPKDLIKFLKSNLPDPKDVELYEFHFSDLPVTELDLIKCGIRCFYEINVVEKFKVPPEVLTRWMYTVRKGYRDITYHNWRHGFNVGQTMFALLMTGKLKKYYTDLEAFAMVAAAFCHDIDHRGTNNLYQMKSASPLARLHGSSIMERHHLEYSKTLMADESLNIFQNLQKRQFETVIHLFEIAIIATDLALYFKKRSMFQKIVDATEQMATEEEQIKYITLDPTRKEVIMAMMMTGCDLSAITKPWEVQSKVALMVANEFWEQGDLERTVLDQQPIPMMDRNKSAELPKLQVGFIDFVCTFVYKEFSRFHKEITPMLSGLQNNRVEWKALADVYEAKMKVIEEEKKKKEEEEAKKAEGGGGGGGGGGEGEGGKSKTCTIF, from the exons ATGGGCGAACTCAATACAGAATCTGTTGAGAAGTACTTGGAGAACAATCCCCAGTTTGCCAAGGAGTATTTTGATAAAAAGATCCGGGcagaagcacttttggcagcttATACAGATTCCAAGTTAGATGTAAAAGATGCAGCCTCCTTCAAGGAGATTACCCAACTGGAGGAATctaattttatatttgaaatggttAAAGAAATTCAGACTTCTACAAGCTTGGAAAAGCCCATCCACCAAATGTTGCAGAGACTGGCTCAACTAGTGAGAGCAGACAAGTGTAGCATGTTCTCATGCAGGTCCAGGAACGGAACTCCAGAGTTAACAACAACACTCTTCAATGTCACGCCAACTTCCAAGTTGGAGGAAAATCTTGTTGCTCCTGAAGCTGAGATAGTTTTTCCTCTCGATGTTGGTATAGTGGGGTGGGTTGCTCACACTAAGAAGACTTTCAATGTACCAGATGTGAAAAAG AATACACACTTTAGTGACTTTGTGGATAAACAGACTGGATACACAACCACCAGTATGTTGGCAACTCCGATTACATATGGGAAGGAAGTGCTGGCTGTCATAATGGCGATTAACAAAATCGGTGAACCTGAGTTCTCGAAAGCAGATGAGGAG CTTTTTGTCAAATACCTTAACTTTGCTTCTTTCATTTTGACTCACTATCACATCACGTACCTATTCAATGTGGAATCCCGAAGGAGCCAG GTGCTGTTGTGGTCTGCTAGCAAAGTGTTCGAGGAACTTACAGATATTGAACGTCAGTTTCACAAAGCTTTATATACTGTTCGGCTCTATCTCAACTGCGAAAGATACTCAGTTGGTCTACTGGATATGACAAAAGAAAAG GAATTCTATGATGAATGGCCAATAAAACTTGGAGAACAAGAACCTTACAAGGGTCCAAAGACACCGGATGGAAGA gAAGTCATCTTTTATAAGATCGTTGATTATATTTTGCATGGAACAGAAGAAATTAAAGTCATACC atCACCGCCTCCAGATCACTGGTCACTTGTCAGCGGGCTGCCAACTTATGTAGCTGAAAATGGATTT ATTTGTAACATGATGAATGTAGCAGCAGACGAATACTTCACCTTCCAG AAAGACCCCATTGACGAGACAGGCTGGGTGATGAAAAATGTCCTGTCACTACCGATTGTCAACAAGAAGGAAGAAATTGTGGGGATCGCCACGTTCTACAATAGGAAGGACGGCAGACCATTCGATGAACATGATGAACAGATCACTGAA GCGCTCACACAATTTCTGGGATGGTCTGTGCTTAACACAGACACATACGATAGACTGAATAAGATGGAAAACAGGAAAGATATTGCACAGGAAATGCTCATGTACCAAACCAAGTGCACCAAATCTGAGCTTCTGTCTGTCATG AATACACTGGAGAAGTTCAATGCTGAACCTCAGGACTGTGATCCTAAGGATCTTATCAAATTCTTG aaatcaaacttaCCTGATCCCAAAGATGTTGAACTTTATGAATTCCACTTCAGTGACTTGCCTGTTACTGAGCTTGATCTGATTAAATGTGGAATTCGGTGTTTCTATGAAATCAATGTGGTTGAAAAGTTCAAAGTACCTCCAGAA GTGCTAACACGGTGGATGTACACTGTTCGGAAAGGCTATCGTGATATAACCTATCACAACTGGCGGCATGGCTTCAACGTGGGGCAGACGATGTTCGCACTGCTCATG ACTGGCAAACTAAAGAAGTACTACACAGATCTTGAGGCATTTGCTATGGTAGCAGCTGCTTTTTGTCACGATATTGATCACAGGGGAACCAACAATTTATACCAGATGAA GTCAGCATCCCCATTAGCAAGATTGCACGGCTCCTCCATTATGGAAAGGCATCACCTGGAATACAGCAAGACCCTTATGGCGGACGAG AGCCTCAATATCTTCCAGAATCTTCAGAAGCGGCAGTTTGAAACTGTCATTCACTTATTTGAAATTGCCATCATTGCAACTGACTTGGCGTTGTACTTCAA AAAGAGAAGTATGTTTCAGAAGATTGTTGATGCCACAGAACAAATGGCAACCGAGGAGGAGCAAATAAAGTACATTACATTGGACCCCACCAGGAAGGAAGTCATCAT GGCAATGATGATGACTGGATGTGACCTATCTGCCATTACCAAACCATGGGAAGTACAAAGTAAG GTGGCTCTTATGGTAGCAAATGAGTTCTGGGAACAGGGAGATCTGGAAAGGACAGTTCTAGATCAACAGCCCATT CCAATGATGGACAGAAACAAGTCTGCTGAGCTACCGAAGTTACAAGTTGGCTTTATCGATTTTGTGTGTACATTTGTGTACAAG GAATTCTCAAGGTTCCACAAAGAAATCACACCAATGTTGTCAGGTCTTCAAAACAACAGGGTTGAATGGAAAGCATTGGCAGATGTGTACGAGGCAAAGATGAAGGTTATTGAGgaggaaaagaagaagaaagaagaagaggaAGCCAAAAAAG cagaaggtggaggaggaggaggaggaggaggaggggaaggaGAAGGAGGCAAATCGAAAACGTGCACAATATTTTAG